In the Pogona vitticeps strain Pit_001003342236 chromosome 2, PviZW2.1, whole genome shotgun sequence genome, CTGGCATCGGTATGATTTCTCTCTCGTGTGTACAGTCTGATGCTTCAGAAACTTTGAATTCtgaatgaaacatttcccacattcttgacaCTTGTAAAGTTGACCTCCGATGTGGATTCTTTGaaagttctcaaactgggaactGTGATCAAAACTTTTTgacactcctggcatttgcacATTTTCTCTCTTATATGAACACTTTTGTGCCTCAGAAGGTGGGAGTTCTTACAAAAACagttctcacactcctgacacttCTAGTTTCTCACCTTTGAGGACTCTCCGATGCTTCACAATATCTGAAATTAGAACATAACATTTCCTAAACTTGGGACACTTGTTCACGTGTCGTCCTTTGTGGACATCataatgattcataagttgtgaATTCCAAGCAAATGATTTCCCGCACTCCTTgtatttgtagggtttctctcctgtgtggactctctggtgcaccACAAGGCTTGAATTCTGGGTAAAACCTTTCCCACAATCCttacatttgtacggtttctcacctgtatgaactctttgGTGCCTCAGAAGGTTTGAGttatgagaaaaagacttctcacactcctgacatttgtacggtttctcacctgtatgaactcttttgtgcttcagaaggttTGAGTTATAAGAAAAAGACTtgtcacactcctgacatttgtacggtttctcacctgtatgaactcttttgtgcttcagaaggtctgagttatgagaaaaagacttctcacactcctgacatttgtacggtttctcaccggtatgaactcttttgtgtcTCCGAAGGTCTGAGttatgagaaaaagacttctcacactcctgacatttgtacggtttctcacctgtgtgtactcttttgtgcttcagaaggtgtgagttctgagaaaaagacttctcacactcctgacatttgtacggtttctcacctgtatgtacTCTTTTGTGCGTCAGAAGGtgtgagttctgagaaaaagacttctcacactcctgacatttgaacggtttctcacctgtatgaactcttttgtgcttcagaaggtctgagttctgagaaaaagacttctcacactcctgacatttgtacggtttctctcctgtgtgctgAGTCTTATGCTTCACCAACTCTGTCTTCTGAGGAAAACATTTATCACACTCCTTATATttgtagggtttttctcctgtgtggactctctggtgcaccAGAAGGATCCAattttgagaaaaacatttcccacattcttgacatttgtatcgtttttctcctctgtggactctctgatggctCAAAAGGGTTGtactgcaagaaaaatgtttgctacacttcaggcatttgtacggtttctctcttGTATGAACTCTCTGATGCTTCATAACGTTTGGATTCCAGGTAAAACCTTTCCCGCACTCCTCAGattggtatggtttctctccgCTGTGCCGAGTCAGATGCTTTTTCAAGTCTGTCTTTTGAGGAAgacatttctcacactcctggcatttgtgtgGCTTCTCCCTGACACTTTTCTTTGCAATGTGGATCCTCTTGTGAAGGATCAGGGTCATCTTTTgggcaaaatgtttcccacacaggatgcatttgtagggtttccctCCAGTAATTCTAttaacatttgtgtgtgtttgccaaTGTCTGACAAGATCCATTTTCTGCACAAAGCACTTGCTGCTCCTTGCACATATGGCTGTTTTCTTCAAATTATCTGCCGAGAAGAGAGACAAGCACAGACCAAGACTGAATTCTGGGTATGACCAGAAACGGACAATCTGCACCCAACGTGTCGCTCTCTTGGCTCCTGGTGATGCCCTCTGTCATCTATATCATACTTTCATAACCCCCTTTCTGATATCAGCATTTCTCTCCACcttttgaattaattttttcaATTTCCAGGAAAAGAGTAGGCCTTACCCAGAGATGTCACCATCCTagaattctcctccatgacttccctctgtagggccctctggtcaggatccagcagcgcccactcctcctgggtgaaacaCACCGCCACCTCTTCAAAGGTCACAGAAGACTGgagaaaaaagtatatttttctcACAGCTCAGAGCTACTTTAATACAACCCCCCAAAACAGGTGTCTGAATCAGGCGAGATAGAGATATAAAGGGATTTCTCTGCCCCATGTTTGGGCTTGCCTTAGGGAACTCTTGTGAGAAACCAATCTGATACAGGAGGGTCCTGCTTTTCTCACCATGGAGACAACTATGTTATACTTTcttgatatacagtaggacctccatatccacggGAGATCAGATCCAAGCTTCCTGCTGATGCTGAACAACACGGATtatgttatgttgttgttgttcagtcgttaagtcgtgtctgactcttcgtgaccccatggaccagagcacaccaggccctcctgtcttccactgcctcccggagttggatcaaattcattttggtagctgatgacactgtccaaccatctcgtcctctgtggtccccttctcctcttgccctcacattttcccaacatcaggggttttccagggagtcttctcttctcatgagatgaccaaagtattggagcctcagcttcaggatctgtccttccactgagcactcagggttgattttcttcagaaggaTTATGTTAtagcaaattgtattttaatagccAATGCTTTCTGTAGCACGGTTTCTGGCTATCTCTTGTGGCCAATTTTGGTACTGACCTTGTGGAAAAAATTTAtagcttggatttttcttttaatatttttaatttttcagaccgtggataagtgaatctggaGATACAGATCCTGCAGATAAAGGGGCTCTGCTGTATAGGTGTTACAGCAaggaactctttttaaaaaaatgggcgaCCAGCCAAATTCAGGACAGGCATGACTAAAGAATACAAAGGACTTTTAAGAGTTAAGCACTCAAAGCTGTGGGGTCTGGATGGGTGACTCCATCAGTTTTCATTTCTCTCATGTTTAATATCTCAATTTCCTGAAATCCCAAATACAAAGCACttaatggtttttgttttggaaatattcAGACACAAGCAAAACTGGAACAAATGCCCCCTTGATTCTTCCCAGGGATGGGATGAGAGCATTTGATGTACGGATGGACTGCAGTTTCGCCCTTCTGCTTACCTGATGGGGTTCCTCTCCATCCGAGGGAAGGGAAGATGGCGGAGTCTTTGCTACTGGCATCATTCCAGCTCCTGTATGGGAATGCGGCATCAGTTGCAACCGTTTCTCACAGAGACAAAGATCACAATCCTATAAACATGTACTAGAAATTCAGACCAATTCTAAAACTAATACAAAGAAAATAACGATGACAAAACTTTTCTGTGACCTTAAAAACTAATCGCTATCTTTTACTCAGAGAGGAAGCCCACATTTTGTCTGAGGATTTGTCCCTGAGCCCTTTTTgtctactttatttttaatgttgttttgcttttgacctGATATGGTAGAACAGATCAACACGGCTTCTTTTTTCTAGAAAGTAACTCCAGTAAAATGCAAAAGATTGCAAAGGAATGGGGGAACGGccagcacttatttatttatttatttatttatttgatttatatcccgctcatctggtaaatctataccactctgagcggctaacaagaacatagatataattataataaaataaattaaaaatcaattaacagaaaataacaaaaatcataaataatcgcaaataataaatagataaagaagagaaaaataaattaagttagattaggtgctggcaggagggaaggccttgacatagagccatgtttttagttgagttttgaatgtacccagcgtaggggccgcacgaatctcaggagggagattgttccaaaggtgaggagccaccgccgagaaggcccggtttcgtgtcttctccctccgggcctccctcggcgtcaggctcctcagcctcacctcctgggtcgcgcgggtggtccgggtagaacttggtgggtgaaggcgttccgccaagtatcgaggtcccaaaccgtttagggccttataagtgagcattaaaactttgaagtcaatacggaaacgaatgggcagccaatgcagtctagccaggataggagaaatgtggtggaattttctccctccggtaaggagtctggctgctgcattctgcaccatctggagtttccgtatcagcctcaaaggtagccccacgtagagcgcgttgcagtgatctaatcttgagattacgagcgtgtgtactaaggtggtgagcgcccccgtgtcgagatagggccgcagccgggcaatccgccaaaggtggaaaaaggcggagcggacaaccgacgccacctgtgtttccatggtgagcgtcgggtccaaatgtatgcccaagctgcggaccccactcaccggagccagggtggcccccccaaacgagagagagccaaccaagccaccaaccacgggggggcccaccctcagtacttccgtcttgtccaggttcagccgcaggccattttcctgcatccattccagtacagtccccaggcagcgctgaagggacaggacggcatcacctgcagttggtaaaaaggagatgtagagctgggtgtcatcagcatactgatgacacagcgctccacaccccctgatgacccccgctagcggcctcatatagatgttaaatagcatgggggagataatcgacccctgtggaaccccacagttggagttccacggggccgagacactctccccaagctgaactctctgggggcggtcctccaagaaggaacggagccaggctaacgccaggccaccgattcccaactcggagagcctccccaggaggataccgtggtcgacggtatcaaaggccgccgaaatatcgaggaggaccagcagagatgttttgcccctgtcggcctccctcagcaggtcatcatacagggcgaccaatgccgtctctgtaccgtgacgcggcctgaagcccgactggaacggatccagggcatctgtttcatccaggagtgcctgaagctggtctgccaccaccctctccaccactttgctcatgaaagaaatattggcgacgggcctatagttgccaatttcgtccgccgccaaactaggtttctttcgtatgggcctaatgagtgtctccttgagagcaggcgggaacctgccctccaggaaagacccatttattattgctgtggcccattcagttgttttcggcctggctgctttgattagccaggccgggcaagggtccaaggaggaggtggtggcccgacagcggtcaagcaccctggccacagaatcaggcgttactggctggaaagagtcgagaataaccgggcaagatggagcgctggacatctcagctcgattcactgcatttaaaaaaggagagagctcccggcggatggcctccactttagatttaaaaaatgccgcaaattggtcaggtgaaaaactagggggaggcccatcacccggaccaactccggataagctccgcctgctggttggacgcttcgcttatccggttagcgaagaatgatctacatgcagccttcaccttattcaggtaaaggttagttgcgaccttgacagctatccagttgttgtccgtcgggttcttcctccatctacgctctagccttctcctaattcgcttcatcgcccggagctcgaggttgaaccagggcgctggacgagttctgcgccggagagggcgtttgggcgcgatcgtgtcgactgcccgggtggcagcggtggaccagctgtccaccagggcgtcaacaggagcgctagccaggtcagccgtaatccctctcatggcctcctggaaaccgatcggatccagtagtcttcgagggcggaccatggaaataggcccctgctccctgcggggggagagagccactgtgaggttagattttatcaggtggtgatctgaccatgacaaggggatagaCATAAGGtctgtcaccatcagaccactctcgccccaattggaggaaaaaaccaggtctagcgtgtggccacccacgtgggtggggccgttgacatgctgggacatgttcaaggaagccatggtttccaagaactcaagagctggcccagtaacctctgcctccgcatgcacgttgaaatcacccaagaccagacgcctcggggatcccaacaatgctgcggagacaaagtcagccagctccggaagggaagtggctgggccgcagggagcacggtagcccagcaaaatcccaattccatccctggcccctatcgacacgtggagtgcctctagacccggccttaccaccgaggagcgcctggtaacctccaagttggatttatagacaatggctactccccctccccgtccttccagtctacccacTTAGCCTGAGACTTAGGAGAGCTTGTTGCCACTGAAACTCAGAACTGCCATGAAACCCACGGGACGATCACAGCTCAGTTATTCTTCCACAAccagacctacctcacaggattgttgttctCAGGCCTGAgttgttaaggaaaaaaaattgcaaggtcTTGAGCACATTGAGTCAAACATGGGATACAAACAGAATCATCGAATCAATGTGTGGAGAGACCAACCAGCGATGCAATGACAACTGGACGGAATGAGACAATTTGGATTCTTCCCTATCCTGAATTTGTGTTTCAGGCACATAGATATGATTTCTATTTCCTTTGGGTGGAGCTTTTCTCTTTGACCTTCTGGCCATGAATCTAAGCACTCCTTTTCTCGTTTAAAGTCCTTTAAGTGTTGGTAATTAAACATTCCATCTCCTATGTGAGAGATGCTGAGAACGTGGCGTCAGGTGCATACAATTCTCACAGAAACATATGCAATGTTCTCTTCCGGAAAGACAAATGAGTGGGCCCAAGATCAAATCCactctgaactttctctggaggcaaaaacgctGAAATTGagactgtcctcctttgggcacctcaggaaaaggcaagattttctggaaaagacaatcatgtggGGAAAAGTGGACGGCAGCAGGTGATGTGTCAACACAAAACaaccattaaaacacaatatataGAATGGGGGGCAGATACTCAGGGAGATATAAATGCAGGACATGCTCCTCCTCCATCCTTCAGACGGGGAgatcaccctcttcctttcccctgccGGCATTTGACTTTACCCTGCAAACTGGCACCTCCTTCACCGCCTGGCGTGTTCCCCCTTGGCAGAAGAGCCTGTCTGCTCTCCGGCTGTgctgccttctctgtcactgagaAATCAGGCTGAATGTCCACAGAGAGACTTTCCCCCTGAAAGAACAACGAAGGATTCAATCCAGACGAACGACAGAAAAGGAACGAGAAAGGGACAAAGACTGGAAGGTTGGTGGTAGAATTCGGGGGTCAGGGGATGTCTGTCTCTGGATATTATCAAAGGACTGTAAGTCCCTTGTAGAACATCTTAAAAGATCCTCCTTTAAATTTGCCACCCATCAGATGGGAGGAGGACTATTTCTGGGGTATACGTAATAATAAGAAGTGTGTACCGTcaggtccattctgacttatggccaccctttccagggttttctaggtagagaatactgtacagtacttagaagtggtatTCCATTCCCTTTTTAATGGGGTTATTTCTGGGACTgggccgctggcccaaggctacccaggctggctcttttcccaggaggcccagtggggggaatcaaactcccaacctctggctctgcagccagggacctcaGCCACTGAACTACCCACCCAGTCCCTGCACTGGATCCCTCATCCATTAGATAAAAGATGG is a window encoding:
- the LOC140703982 gene encoding uncharacterized protein LOC140703982 isoform X1: MPHSHTGAGMMPVAKTPPSSLPSDGEEPHQSSVTFEEVAVCFTQEEWALLDPDQRALQREVMEENSRMVTSLDNLKKTAICARSSKCFVQKMDLVRHWQTHTNVNRITGGKPYKCILCGKHFAQKMTLILHKRIHIAKKSVREKPHKCQECEKCLPQKTDLKKHLTRHSGEKPYQSEECGKGFTWNPNVMKHQRVHTREKPYKCLKCSKHFSCSTTLLSHQRVHRGEKRYKCQECGKCFSQNWILLVHQRVHTGEKPYKYKECDKCFPQKTELVKHKTQHTGEKPYKCQECEKSFSQNSDLLKHKRVHTGEKPFKCQECEKSFSQNSHLLTHKRVHTGEKPYKCQECEKSFSQNSHLLKHKRVHTGEKPYKCQECEKSFSHNSDLRRHKRVHTGEKPYKCQECEKSFSHNSDLLKHKRVHTGEKPYKCQECDKSFSYNSNLLKHKRVHTGEKPYKCQECEKSFSHNSNLLRHQRVHTGEKPYKCKDCGKGFTQNSSLVVHQRVHTGEKPYKYKECGKSFAWNSQLMNHYDVHKGRHVNKCPKFRKCYVLISDIVKHRRVLKGEKLEVSGV
- the LOC140703982 gene encoding uncharacterized protein LOC140703982 isoform X2; the protein is MMPVAKTPPSSLPSDGEEPHQSSVTFEEVAVCFTQEEWALLDPDQRALQREVMEENSRMVTSLDNLKKTAICARSSKCFVQKMDLVRHWQTHTNVNRITGGKPYKCILCGKHFAQKMTLILHKRIHIAKKSVREKPHKCQECEKCLPQKTDLKKHLTRHSGEKPYQSEECGKGFTWNPNVMKHQRVHTREKPYKCLKCSKHFSCSTTLLSHQRVHRGEKRYKCQECGKCFSQNWILLVHQRVHTGEKPYKYKECDKCFPQKTELVKHKTQHTGEKPYKCQECEKSFSQNSDLLKHKRVHTGEKPFKCQECEKSFSQNSHLLTHKRVHTGEKPYKCQECEKSFSQNSHLLKHKRVHTGEKPYKCQECEKSFSHNSDLRRHKRVHTGEKPYKCQECEKSFSHNSDLLKHKRVHTGEKPYKCQECDKSFSYNSNLLKHKRVHTGEKPYKCQECEKSFSHNSNLLRHQRVHTGEKPYKCKDCGKGFTQNSSLVVHQRVHTGEKPYKYKECGKSFAWNSQLMNHYDVHKGRHVNKCPKFRKCYVLISDIVKHRRVLKGEKLEVSGV